One Gadus morhua chromosome 1, gadMor3.0, whole genome shotgun sequence DNA segment encodes these proteins:
- the LOC115547309 gene encoding uncharacterized protein LOC115547309 has protein sequence MEKKNNLQFSIRGYEASDRREVLALLSDGVLEHVYPAFFRSLAYPDHVGVALSVCVAGYVLGGSSYLLALLFGAAWAGLLYYCCHQVHQGYLQRRLEAARGQNGLLEGSGLWVAETEVGGRTRLVGAVAVRAVKGDQGAPGGRGEDRTGEEEEEEEEFEEGEEELELYGELPLMVVSYGCRRRGLGSLLALKALETCKGHGYTRLLVDSSSPQAAANTLYRKMGFVQTAAHGETHANRWIAMLARVQVLTLEKLL, from the exons atggaaaagaaaaacaacc tcCAGTTCTCCATCCGGGGCTACGAGGCGTCGGATCGGCGTGAGGTGCTGGCGCTGCTGTCCGACGGCGTGCTGGAGCACGTGTACCCGGCCTTCTTCCGCAGCCTGGCCTACCCGGACCACGTGGGCGTGGCGCTGAGCGTGTGCGTGGCCGGCTACGTGCTGGGCGGCAGCTCCTACCTCCTGGCCCTGCTGTTTGGCGCGGCCTGGGCCGGCCTGCTCTACTACTGCTGCCACCAGGTCCACCAGGGCTACCTGCAGCGGAGGCTAGAGGCCGCCCGGGGCCAGAACGGCCTGCTGGAAGGGAGCGGCCTCTGGGTGGCCGAGACGGAGGTGGGCGGGCGCACCCGGCTGGTCGGGGCGGTGGCGGTGCGGGCGGTGAAAGGAGACCAGGGGGCTCCCGGTGGAAGGGGCGAGGACCGgaccggagaggaggaggaggaggaggaggagtttgaggagggggaggaggagttggagctcTACGGCGAGTTGCCCCTCATGGTCGTGTCGTACGGCTGTCGTCGCCGGGGCCTGGGCTCGCTGCTGGCGCTGAAGGCCCTGGAGACCTGCAAGGGCCACGGGTACACACGGCTGCTGGTGGACAGCAGCTCGCCGCAGGCCGCCGCCAACACCCTCTACCGGAAGATGGGCTTCGTCCAGACGGCGGCCCACGGTGAGACGCACGCCAACCGCTGGATCGCCATGCTGGCCAGAGTGCAGGTGTTGACACTGGAGAAGTTGTTATAG